The following are encoded in a window of Candidatus Babeliales bacterium genomic DNA:
- the lon gene encoding endopeptidase La, translating into MKKPDNHGIEQGYEKGSQVVLPVLPLRNLVALPKSIIPVVVGRDFSIKAVDAAMAANKQVFVTAQRSSDVDKPGKEDLFDYGTRAHILQVARMANGTLKILIEGLARSRIVEVTNSDDYLSVLAEDLIPVPVEDSADNTALWRNLYELFKEYVNLNEKMSTDVLGLFKGPQDLDYLADTIAVHMHLDFYERQQILETIDIKERALRLAVLLRSELEILKAEKSIRKRVQSQVEKHQRDYYLTEQMRAIQRELGREDYQLEIADLRKRANKCKLPAEAMEKVDAELKRLEQMQPTSPEASVSRNYVDWLIELPWHKGTKDTVSLKQAEAMLDSSHASMKKPKERVIEFLAARKFAKDQLKRAPILCLAGPPGVGKTSLAQSIADALGRKMVRISLGGMRDEAEIRGHRRTYIGAMPGKIIQVMKKAGVINPIILLDEIDKMAMDFRGDPASALLEVLDPEQNKDFSDNFLEVGYDLSKVMFITTANVADNIPYPLLDRMEMINLSGYTLEEKIAIAKKFLLPKVFKEHALETSHINMPDKVLIKVIDEYTKEAGVRQLERALAKVARKCIQEMLSNKKCTTVEVTDELIEKWFGSPPFRRPDTKAENAVGLVTGLAWTEVGGDVLEIEVTILPGKGALTLTGQLGEVMQESAQAAMSYTRSRAKDFGLKDNFYADVDIHIHIPEGAIPKDGPSAGITMATGLISALTKIPVKADVAMTGEATLNGRVLAIGGLKEKLLAAIRFDKMTVIVPKANERDVQEFKNELDAKLTIIYATTIDDVLKHALTESPFRTRKVAPKKKKKQTTKKSPATKKKTSKK; encoded by the coding sequence ATGAAGAAACCTGATAATCACGGAATAGAACAAGGCTATGAAAAGGGTAGTCAGGTTGTTTTGCCTGTTTTGCCCCTGCGTAATCTTGTTGCATTACCCAAGAGTATAATCCCTGTTGTTGTTGGTCGCGACTTTTCAATTAAAGCGGTTGATGCTGCCATGGCTGCCAATAAGCAAGTTTTTGTAACTGCTCAGCGGTCTTCAGATGTTGATAAGCCTGGCAAGGAAGATCTTTTTGACTATGGGACGCGTGCGCATATTTTGCAAGTTGCTCGCATGGCCAATGGCACGCTGAAAATTTTGATTGAAGGTTTGGCGCGCTCACGCATTGTTGAAGTTACCAATTCAGACGATTATTTGAGTGTTTTGGCTGAAGATTTAATTCCAGTTCCGGTAGAAGATTCTGCCGATAACACAGCCCTGTGGCGTAATCTTTATGAGCTATTCAAAGAGTACGTCAATTTGAACGAAAAAATGTCTACCGATGTTTTGGGACTTTTTAAAGGACCACAAGATCTTGACTATCTGGCTGACACAATTGCGGTGCATATGCACCTTGATTTTTACGAACGTCAGCAAATTTTAGAAACTATTGATATTAAAGAACGTGCTTTGCGCTTGGCGGTTTTGCTGAGAAGTGAACTTGAGATTTTAAAGGCTGAAAAAAGTATTCGTAAGCGTGTACAAAGCCAAGTTGAAAAGCATCAGCGTGATTACTATCTTACCGAACAGATGCGTGCTATTCAGCGCGAACTTGGTCGCGAAGATTATCAGCTTGAGATTGCTGACTTGCGTAAGCGTGCTAATAAATGCAAGTTACCTGCTGAAGCTATGGAAAAGGTTGATGCAGAACTTAAGCGTCTTGAACAAATGCAGCCAACTTCGCCAGAAGCTTCGGTGAGCAGAAATTATGTTGACTGGCTTATCGAGTTGCCATGGCACAAGGGAACTAAAGATACGGTAAGCTTAAAACAAGCTGAAGCGATGCTTGATTCGTCTCATGCCAGCATGAAAAAACCAAAAGAGCGTGTTATTGAATTTTTGGCTGCTCGCAAGTTTGCCAAAGATCAGCTTAAGCGTGCCCCAATTTTGTGCTTAGCAGGCCCTCCGGGTGTTGGTAAGACTTCTCTTGCTCAATCAATTGCCGATGCGCTTGGCCGCAAAATGGTTCGCATTTCGCTGGGTGGTATGCGTGATGAAGCAGAGATTCGTGGACATCGTAGAACGTACATTGGTGCTATGCCGGGTAAGATTATTCAAGTTATGAAAAAGGCTGGTGTTATTAATCCGATTATTTTGCTCGACGAAATCGACAAAATGGCTATGGATTTTAGGGGCGATCCCGCATCTGCATTGCTTGAAGTTCTTGATCCAGAGCAAAACAAAGACTTTTCAGATAACTTTTTAGAAGTTGGTTATGACTTGTCTAAGGTTATGTTTATTACTACGGCCAACGTGGCAGACAATATTCCGTACCCATTGCTCGATCGCATGGAAATGATCAATCTTTCTGGCTATACGCTTGAAGAAAAGATTGCAATTGCCAAAAAGTTCTTGTTGCCAAAGGTATTTAAAGAGCATGCTCTTGAGACTTCGCATATAAATATGCCAGACAAAGTATTGATCAAAGTTATTGATGAATATACTAAAGAAGCTGGTGTTCGCCAGCTTGAGCGTGCATTGGCAAAGGTAGCGCGTAAGTGTATTCAAGAAATGCTCAGCAATAAAAAATGTACAACGGTTGAAGTTACTGACGAGCTTATTGAAAAGTGGTTTGGTTCTCCGCCGTTTCGCCGACCAGATACTAAAGCCGAAAATGCTGTTGGGCTGGTTACCGGCTTGGCATGGACAGAAGTTGGTGGCGATGTTTTAGAAATAGAAGTAACTATTTTGCCGGGCAAAGGAGCGTTAACGCTTACGGGTCAACTTGGTGAAGTTATGCAAGAATCGGCCCAAGCGGCTATGAGCTATACGCGTTCACGAGCCAAAGACTTTGGGCTTAAAGACAATTTCTATGCCGACGTTGATATTCACATCCACATTCCTGAAGGAGCTATTCCAAAAGATGGACCTTCGGCGGGTATTACGATGGCAACTGGTTTGATTTCTGCATTGACCAAAATTCCGGTAAAAGCAGATGTTGCTATGACGGGTGAGGCTACCTTGAATGGTCGTGTCTTGGCGATTGGTGGTCTTAAAGAAAAGTTGTTGGCAGCGATACGTTTTGACAAAATGACGGTTATTGTGCCTAAGGCAAATGAGCGAGATGTGCAAGAGTTTAAAAATGAACTTGATGCAAAGCTGACGATTATTTATGCAACAACTATTGACGATGTTTTAAAGCATGCGTTAACTGAATCGCCGTTTAGAACGCGCAAGGTTGCGCCAAAAAAGAAGAAAAAACAGACGACTAAAAAGTCACCGGCGACTAAAAAGAAGACATCAAAAAAGTAG